In Vibrio coralliilyticus, the following are encoded in one genomic region:
- a CDS encoding ferredoxin--NADP reductase: MTAPDGFNLAKVDKRTDWTPELFSLRLTGAPLTFKAGQFTKLALYDDDGQLVSRAYSVVNAPLNSSDMLEFLIVSNPEGKLTPKLQQLKEGDSIYVGTTAYGDLILSSIPKPTQDLWLLSTGTGIGPFLSLLDDINVRPGYEKIVLVHGVRHEKDLVYRYLIEQLVEQYEGRLVYVPVVSREQCPNALYGRIPQLLDQREIQERAQAELTQENSFVMLCGNPEMIKETTKTLQGFGLEKFRRATGGNITFERYW; this comes from the coding sequence ATGACCGCACCCGATGGTTTTAATCTCGCCAAAGTCGATAAGCGTACTGACTGGACGCCAGAGTTATTCAGTTTACGCCTTACTGGCGCCCCTCTCACCTTTAAAGCGGGCCAATTTACTAAGCTTGCACTATATGACGATGATGGCCAATTGGTCAGCCGAGCGTATTCAGTCGTCAACGCACCACTCAACAGCAGCGATATGCTGGAATTTCTGATTGTATCCAACCCAGAAGGTAAGCTGACTCCAAAGCTTCAGCAGTTGAAAGAGGGGGATTCTATCTACGTAGGAACTACTGCCTACGGGGATTTAATTTTGAGCTCCATCCCTAAACCGACTCAAGACTTATGGCTGCTTTCAACGGGGACAGGAATCGGTCCTTTCTTGTCTTTACTTGATGATATTAATGTTCGCCCGGGGTATGAAAAGATTGTTTTGGTACATGGTGTGAGGCATGAAAAAGACTTAGTGTATCGATACTTGATTGAGCAGTTAGTTGAACAATATGAGGGGCGTTTGGTTTATGTGCCTGTCGTGTCAAGAGAGCAGTGCCCTAATGCCTTGTATGGCCGCATTCCTCAGCTGTTGGATCAACGTGAAATTCAAGAAAGAGCGCAGGCAGAGCTCACTCAGGAGAACAGTTTTGTCATGCTGTGCGGAAACCCAGAAATGATCAAAGAGACCACCAAGACTCTGCAAGGGTTTGGGTTAGAAAAATTCCGTCGAGCGACAGGCGGTAATATTACTTTTGAGCGCTATTGGTAG
- a CDS encoding acyl-CoA thioesterase, translating into MESLLKGFPVITEIPVAWGEMDALQHVNNVVYFRYFETARLDYFEHINLLVNLSQSHIGPVLGETSCRYKMPITYPDTLMIGSKVVDIQEDRFTMEYQVVSKKVGKVSTVGRATCVMFDFKNNCKANLPEQIKQSILNLEATAES; encoded by the coding sequence ATGGAATCGTTACTAAAAGGCTTTCCTGTCATCACAGAAATTCCGGTCGCTTGGGGTGAAATGGATGCTCTGCAACACGTCAATAATGTGGTTTACTTTCGCTACTTTGAAACCGCAAGACTCGACTACTTTGAGCACATCAATCTTCTCGTCAACCTAAGCCAAAGCCATATCGGCCCAGTATTGGGCGAAACAAGCTGCCGCTATAAAATGCCCATCACCTATCCAGACACTCTGATGATAGGGTCTAAAGTCGTTGACATTCAGGAAGACAGATTCACTATGGAGTATCAGGTTGTGAGCAAGAAAGTCGGTAAAGTCAGTACCGTAGGGCGCGCCACCTGTGTGATGTTTGATTTTAAAAACAACTGCAAAGCAAACTTACCTGAGCAAATCAAACAGTCCATTTTAAATTTAGAAGCGACGGCAGAATCCTAA
- a CDS encoding TolC family protein, with protein MPVRHSETDNKVKIKPRILALSVSAAVWFAPVSASNLQEQTHQPQAVLSQLISMALNNDSNRKQYFAQSQALRETGVASATLMDPKIKVSFGGLPVDSFKFDEDPMTNISVGLMQQFERGSTLELQQKKSNQQADGVGLQIDARELDVINSMTQLWLELGYQQQAKTIMLENRRLLKEMENFIQTNYSIGKSEAQDLLNAQLQVSKLDEKLQANQQMQQRLMAQLSEWLGTNWSEQIQNVSASNQLNWAKLDQQLNENLASSEYYQQISLHPMVKMASQTISTSETQVEIAQQAYQPQFGVEVMYAYRQANGMMGEPASDLVSAYLTMDIPLFTGNRQDRNLAAAQYQVGAAKSQKDTLLAQMNAKVNALLVDRSNLAQRLERYQSTLLPQANARIRAVERGYQNNTSQFNDVITASADELALQLEQQRLIADLNIVNSNLAALLDGFDYQVEPVTLAQSEQE; from the coding sequence GTGCCTGTCAGGCACTCGGAAACGGACAATAAAGTGAAAATCAAACCAAGGATTCTGGCGCTTTCTGTCAGCGCCGCGGTCTGGTTCGCGCCTGTATCAGCAAGCAACTTGCAAGAGCAGACTCACCAGCCGCAAGCTGTGCTATCACAATTGATCAGCATGGCACTCAACAACGACAGCAATCGAAAGCAATATTTTGCTCAGTCACAAGCTTTGCGCGAAACCGGCGTTGCCAGTGCCACGCTTATGGACCCCAAAATCAAAGTTAGCTTCGGTGGCCTACCTGTAGACAGCTTCAAATTCGACGAAGATCCGATGACGAACATTTCCGTCGGATTGATGCAACAATTTGAGCGTGGCTCGACACTGGAGTTACAACAAAAGAAAAGCAATCAACAAGCGGATGGCGTCGGTTTACAAATCGATGCTCGAGAATTGGACGTCATTAACAGCATGACCCAACTCTGGCTTGAACTGGGTTATCAGCAGCAGGCGAAAACCATCATGCTGGAAAACCGTCGTTTGCTCAAAGAAATGGAAAACTTCATTCAGACCAACTATTCGATTGGTAAAAGTGAAGCTCAGGATCTGCTCAATGCTCAGCTTCAAGTGAGCAAACTGGATGAGAAGCTTCAGGCTAATCAGCAGATGCAACAGCGCTTGATGGCCCAGCTTTCAGAATGGTTGGGAACCAATTGGTCTGAACAGATTCAGAACGTCAGCGCATCCAATCAACTTAACTGGGCCAAGCTCGACCAACAGCTGAACGAGAACCTAGCAAGCTCCGAGTATTATCAGCAGATCAGCCTGCACCCAATGGTAAAAATGGCCAGCCAAACTATATCCACTTCCGAAACTCAGGTTGAAATTGCACAGCAGGCTTACCAACCTCAGTTTGGCGTTGAAGTCATGTACGCCTACCGTCAGGCCAACGGCATGATGGGAGAACCTGCATCAGACCTAGTCAGTGCCTATCTGACCATGGACATTCCTCTGTTCACGGGAAACCGTCAGGACAGAAATCTCGCTGCGGCCCAATATCAGGTCGGCGCGGCCAAGTCCCAGAAAGACACGTTACTGGCTCAGATGAATGCCAAAGTCAACGCCTTGCTTGTCGACCGAAGCAATTTAGCCCAACGACTAGAACGGTATCAGTCCACCCTTCTTCCTCAGGCCAACGCACGAATTCGTGCGGTTGAGCGAGGTTATCAGAACAACACGTCTCAGTTTAACGATGTCATTACAGCCTCTGCCGATGAACTTGCTCTGCAACTCGAACAGCAACGTCTGATTGCAGATTTAAACATTGTGAACAGCAACTTAGCTGCCCTACTGGACGGTTTTGATTATCAAGTTGAGCCAGTCACTTTGGCTCAAAGCGAACAAGAATAA
- a CDS encoding efflux RND transporter periplasmic adaptor subunit — protein sequence MKTLQIAAIALLVGGALGYSANHFLAGSSMGMDAKAESDSAEPLYWVAPMDPNYKRDKPGKSPMGMDLIPVYAEDMAGEQDEPGTITIDPSVENNLGVKSEPVTLEPLSPRIETVGYIAFDESQLWQTNVRVAGWVEKLFINAIGEKVNKGDVLFTLYSPELVKAQEELLNASRTGRTGLVKGATERLVTLGVDRAQIKAILKRGKASQNIEIKAPANGVIASLSIREGGYLSPAQAVISAGPLNNVWVDAEVFERQAQWIKAGSEASMTLDAIPGNEWQGKVDYVYPILDPNTRTLRVRLKFPNPDGELKPNMFANIALQPVSEESVLTIPKSAVIRSGGMARIVLAEGQGKYRSARIETGREAGDRVEVLQGLTQDDQVVTSAHFMLDSESSQSADLARINGVEPDEETVWAKGEITDVMADHGMLTINHQPVPEWDWPGMVMNFTLAKDVDASAFTTGQSIEFEMQKTESGQYEIVDYKVDDSVVAGELWLQGDISMLMADFGMITLNHLPVAEWNWQAGEMNFSVGDEVDLSGFEEGQRVRFLVERQGADYLLKQLATDEG from the coding sequence ATGAAAACATTACAAATCGCTGCTATCGCTCTGTTGGTAGGAGGCGCACTGGGCTATTCCGCTAATCATTTCCTAGCCGGATCTAGCATGGGAATGGACGCCAAAGCGGAGTCTGATTCTGCTGAACCTCTCTACTGGGTTGCTCCGATGGACCCGAACTACAAGCGAGATAAGCCCGGTAAGTCACCAATGGGCATGGACTTAATTCCAGTTTACGCCGAAGACATGGCGGGAGAACAAGATGAGCCCGGAACCATTACGATTGATCCTTCGGTAGAAAACAACCTCGGCGTCAAGTCCGAACCCGTAACCCTAGAACCTCTCTCGCCCCGTATTGAAACGGTCGGTTACATCGCGTTTGATGAAAGCCAGCTGTGGCAAACCAACGTACGCGTCGCGGGTTGGGTTGAAAAACTGTTCATCAATGCGATCGGTGAAAAAGTCAACAAAGGCGATGTGCTGTTTACGCTCTATTCACCTGAGTTGGTGAAAGCGCAGGAAGAGTTACTTAATGCCTCCCGAACAGGCCGAACCGGCTTAGTCAAAGGTGCCACTGAACGACTCGTGACACTAGGTGTAGACCGCGCACAGATTAAAGCGATTCTAAAACGCGGTAAAGCGTCACAAAACATTGAAATAAAGGCACCAGCTAACGGTGTGATTGCAAGTTTGAGCATTCGCGAAGGGGGTTATTTGTCACCCGCGCAAGCAGTGATCAGCGCTGGCCCACTGAACAATGTTTGGGTAGACGCAGAAGTGTTCGAGCGTCAGGCGCAATGGATTAAAGCTGGCAGTGAAGCCTCGATGACATTAGATGCGATTCCGGGCAACGAATGGCAGGGTAAGGTCGACTACGTCTACCCGATTCTTGATCCTAATACTCGTACTCTGCGCGTCAGACTTAAATTCCCTAACCCAGATGGCGAGCTCAAGCCCAATATGTTCGCCAACATTGCTCTTCAACCTGTTAGCGAAGAGTCAGTACTGACTATTCCTAAATCTGCGGTAATACGCTCTGGCGGCATGGCTCGCATCGTTCTGGCAGAAGGCCAAGGAAAATACCGCTCTGCTCGCATCGAAACAGGCCGTGAAGCCGGAGATCGGGTTGAAGTGTTGCAGGGCTTAACCCAAGACGATCAAGTGGTGACTTCCGCACACTTTATGCTCGACTCTGAATCCAGCCAGTCTGCCGACCTTGCGCGCATTAATGGTGTTGAACCAGATGAGGAGACCGTTTGGGCGAAGGGAGAGATCACCGACGTCATGGCTGATCATGGCATGTTGACGATCAACCACCAGCCAGTACCTGAATGGGATTGGCCGGGCATGGTCATGAATTTTACTCTCGCTAAAGACGTCGATGCGAGTGCATTCACAACAGGTCAAAGCATAGAGTTTGAAATGCAAAAAACCGAGTCTGGACAGTACGAAATTGTCGACTACAAAGTGGATGACTCTGTCGTTGCTGGTGAGCTTTGGTTGCAAGGCGATATTTCTATGCTGATGGCCGACTTTGGCATGATCACCTTAAACCATCTCCCTGTCGCGGAGTGGAACTGGCAGGCCGGTGAGATGAACTTCTCCGTTGGCGATGAAGTGGACCTATCGGGTTTTGAGGAAGGCCAGCGCGTTCGATTTCTAGTTGAACGACAAGGTGCAGATTACCTGCTCAAGCAATTGGCAACGGATGAGGGCTAA
- a CDS encoding efflux RND transporter permease subunit produces MINAIIRWSISNRLLVLIATLAIVFAGLYSVKNTPVDAIPDLSDVQVIIKTSYPGQAPQVVEDQVTYPLTTAMLAVPGAETVRGYSFFGDSYVYIIFNDDTDMYWARSRVLEYLSQVAPNLPSNAKPTLGPDATGVGWVYSYVLQDKTGQHDLAQLRSLQDWFLKYELQTVDGVSEVATVGGMVKQYQVQIDPAKLRAYNLTLQQVNNAIQNGNQETGASVIEVAEAEHMVRTTGYLTSIEDIRSLPLKVTEKGTPLLLGDVADINLGPQMRRGISELNGEGEAVGGVIVMRFGENASEVIAKTKAKLTELQRSLPEGVEIVPTYDRSTLIDSAVENLWKKLAEEFIVVAIVCALFLFHIRSSLVIALSLPVGILTAFVIMHWQGINANIMSLGGIAIAIGAMVDGAIVMIENVHKHIERTPLTDKNRWQVIGKAAEEVGAPLFFSLLIITLSFVPVFALEGQEGKMFSPLAFTKTYAMAASAGLAITLVPVLMGYFIRGKVLPEHKNPVNKGLVSLYKPLLNLSLNYPKTMIVIAMGLMASAYYPTSKLGSEFIPPLDEGDLMYMPTTYPGISIGKARELLQQTNKLIKSVPEVETVWGKIGRAETATDPAPLTMIETVIQLKPREQWREGVTTESLRKEFDDLVQFPGLTNAWVMPIKTRIDMLATGIKTPIGIKIAGPDLNVIEQIGAELEPILNQVNGTASVYAERVAGGRYVTINIKRRSAARYGLNIKDVQRVISTAVGGMNVGETIEGLERYPINVRYPQDYRDSVVKLQNLPLVTPNGARIALADVADIRYEDGPPMIKTENARPNGWVFVDIDGRDLGSYVAEAQQVVADQLNLPAGYSLAWSGQYEYMERAKERLSVVVPITLAIIMLLLYFSFRRIGEVLIIMMTLPLAMVGGLWLMHYLGYNFSIAVGVGFIALAGVAVEIGVIMLVYLNQAWHYKKLDAQEQNHAITSDDLSMAIRDGAGLRVRPVMMTVLTVIIGLVPIMYGEGTGSEVMQRIAAPMIGGMASALLLTLLVLPAIFKLWKQREISRHS; encoded by the coding sequence ATGATCAATGCAATTATCCGTTGGTCAATCAGTAATAGACTTCTAGTATTGATTGCCACTTTAGCTATTGTTTTTGCTGGCCTTTACAGTGTAAAAAACACACCTGTGGACGCGATTCCTGACTTATCGGATGTTCAGGTTATCATCAAAACCAGCTATCCGGGTCAAGCACCTCAGGTGGTCGAGGATCAGGTCACTTACCCATTAACCACTGCCATGTTGGCTGTACCCGGTGCAGAAACCGTCAGGGGATACTCTTTCTTTGGGGATTCCTATGTCTACATCATCTTTAATGATGACACTGATATGTACTGGGCCCGCTCGCGCGTGCTGGAGTATCTCAGCCAAGTCGCACCAAACCTGCCATCCAATGCCAAACCAACGCTGGGGCCTGATGCCACTGGGGTTGGCTGGGTTTACAGCTATGTTCTTCAGGATAAAACCGGACAACATGATTTAGCCCAGTTACGTAGCTTGCAGGATTGGTTCCTCAAATACGAACTGCAAACCGTTGATGGAGTATCGGAAGTTGCCACTGTAGGTGGCATGGTCAAGCAGTATCAGGTCCAGATTGACCCCGCCAAACTGCGTGCTTACAACCTGACATTACAGCAGGTAAACAACGCAATTCAAAACGGCAATCAGGAGACAGGTGCCTCCGTGATTGAGGTCGCTGAAGCCGAACACATGGTGCGCACCACAGGTTACCTGACTAGCATCGAAGATATCCGCTCACTGCCACTTAAGGTAACCGAAAAAGGCACCCCGCTTCTGTTGGGTGATGTCGCGGATATTAACCTTGGCCCACAAATGCGTCGTGGTATTTCTGAGCTCAACGGTGAAGGGGAAGCCGTTGGTGGCGTGATCGTGATGCGCTTCGGAGAAAATGCCAGTGAAGTGATCGCCAAAACCAAAGCCAAACTGACCGAGCTGCAACGCAGCTTGCCTGAGGGCGTCGAAATCGTACCAACGTATGACCGCTCTACGTTGATCGACTCTGCGGTAGAAAACTTATGGAAGAAACTGGCTGAAGAGTTCATCGTGGTTGCGATTGTCTGTGCTTTGTTCCTGTTCCATATCCGCTCATCTCTGGTAATCGCTTTGAGCTTACCGGTGGGTATTCTGACTGCGTTTGTGATCATGCACTGGCAAGGGATTAACGCCAACATCATGTCATTGGGCGGTATTGCCATCGCCATTGGAGCCATGGTCGATGGCGCAATCGTGATGATAGAAAACGTTCACAAGCACATTGAACGCACTCCACTCACCGATAAGAATCGCTGGCAAGTCATTGGCAAGGCTGCAGAGGAAGTCGGCGCACCGCTGTTCTTTTCTCTGCTAATCATCACGTTGAGCTTTGTTCCTGTGTTTGCTTTGGAAGGTCAGGAAGGGAAAATGTTCTCACCACTGGCATTTACCAAAACCTACGCCATGGCAGCGTCTGCTGGCTTAGCGATTACGCTAGTGCCTGTTCTGATGGGCTATTTCATTCGTGGCAAAGTGCTCCCAGAACACAAAAACCCAGTCAACAAAGGGTTAGTCTCGCTTTACAAACCCTTGCTCAACCTGAGCCTGAACTACCCTAAAACCATGATCGTCATTGCGATGGGACTTATGGCATCGGCTTACTATCCAACCAGTAAGCTTGGCAGCGAATTCATTCCTCCACTCGATGAGGGTGATTTGATGTACATGCCGACCACCTATCCGGGCATCTCAATTGGTAAAGCACGCGAGCTGTTACAGCAAACCAATAAGTTGATTAAGAGCGTCCCTGAGGTTGAGACGGTATGGGGGAAAATCGGACGAGCCGAAACCGCAACCGACCCAGCACCACTGACCATGATTGAAACCGTCATACAGCTGAAACCTCGCGAACAATGGCGTGAAGGCGTAACCACCGAATCGCTGCGCAAAGAGTTTGACGATCTCGTGCAGTTCCCCGGGCTAACCAATGCGTGGGTCATGCCAATCAAGACCCGCATCGACATGCTGGCAACTGGCATTAAAACGCCTATTGGGATCAAAATTGCAGGCCCTGACCTTAACGTCATTGAACAAATCGGGGCAGAACTGGAGCCTATTCTCAATCAGGTCAATGGTACGGCGTCTGTTTATGCTGAGCGTGTCGCTGGAGGACGATACGTCACTATCAATATTAAGCGTCGCTCTGCCGCTCGCTACGGCCTCAATATAAAAGATGTGCAACGCGTGATTTCCACTGCGGTGGGAGGCATGAACGTTGGGGAAACCATAGAAGGGCTGGAACGCTATCCGATTAATGTTCGATACCCGCAGGACTACCGTGATTCAGTGGTGAAACTACAGAACCTACCTCTGGTTACTCCAAATGGCGCTCGTATCGCACTGGCTGATGTTGCTGATATTCGTTACGAAGACGGCCCACCGATGATCAAAACAGAAAACGCTCGCCCTAATGGCTGGGTATTCGTTGATATCGATGGACGAGATCTCGGTTCGTACGTTGCAGAAGCGCAACAAGTCGTGGCTGATCAGCTCAATCTGCCCGCTGGCTATTCTCTGGCTTGGTCGGGGCAGTACGAATATATGGAACGCGCGAAAGAGCGCTTGAGTGTCGTGGTACCGATTACGCTGGCGATCATTATGCTGCTGCTTTACTTCAGCTTCCGTCGCATTGGCGAAGTGCTGATCATAATGATGACTCTCCCTCTCGCCATGGTGGGTGGCTTATGGCTGATGCATTACCTCGGCTATAACTTCTCGATTGCCGTTGGGGTCGGCTTTATTGCTCTCGCGGGTGTCGCCGTCGAAATTGGCGTCATCATGCTGGTGTATCTCAACCAAGCCTGGCACTACAAAAAGCTGGATGCCCAAGAGCAGAATCACGCCATTACTTCCGATGATCTGTCGATGGCGATACGAGACGGCGCAGGTCTCAGAGTTCGACCTGTGATGATGACAGTTCTGACCGTCATCATAGGTCTTGTGCCAATCATGTACGGCGAAGGTACGGGCTCTGAAGTCATGCAACGAATCGCCGCCCCTATGATTGGTGGAATGGCATCGGCGCTGCTACTCACGCTTCTGGTACTACCGGCCATTTTCAAATTGTGGAAACAAAGAGAAATCTCACGTCACTCATAA
- the copI gene encoding copper-resistant cuproprotein CopI: MKKTILALALTLASTQILAQMDHSSMDHSKMNMEGMDHSKMMGDMKGMDHSQMNMDEMSDVGMPAKGAKPDKVVHVILDDDMSITFKKEVDIEPNDVVQFVVMNKGKIDHEFSIGSAQEQLKHREMMKKMGNHAHDSGSTVTVAPGKAKQLLWHFHGDNNVEFACNIPGHAEAGMVKSAVL; the protein is encoded by the coding sequence ATGAAAAAAACAATTCTGGCACTTGCACTGACTCTGGCTAGCACTCAAATTCTCGCTCAAATGGATCACTCATCCATGGATCATTCCAAAATGAATATGGAAGGTATGGACCATTCGAAAATGATGGGCGATATGAAGGGGATGGACCACTCACAAATGAACATGGACGAGATGTCCGATGTCGGTATGCCTGCCAAAGGTGCTAAACCGGACAAAGTGGTCCACGTGATCCTAGACGATGATATGAGCATTACATTCAAAAAAGAGGTGGATATAGAACCGAATGACGTAGTCCAATTTGTGGTTATGAACAAAGGGAAAATCGACCATGAGTTTTCAATAGGCTCAGCACAAGAGCAACTCAAGCACCGTGAGATGATGAAGAAAATGGGCAACCACGCTCATGATTCTGGCAGTACAGTGACGGTTGCTCCGGGCAAAGCCAAACAGTTACTGTGGCATTTCCATGGTGACAACAACGTTGAGTTTGCCTGCAACATCCCAGGACACGCGGAAGCTGGCATGGTCAAATCAGCAGTATTGTAA